A DNA window from Bradyrhizobium barranii subsp. barranii contains the following coding sequences:
- a CDS encoding alpha-D-ribose 1-methylphosphonate 5-phosphate C-P-lyase PhnJ — protein sequence MNAPAYNFAYLDEQTKRMIRRAILKAIAIPGYQVPFASREMPMPYGWGTGGVQVTAAILGPQDVLKVIDQGSDDTTNAISIRKFFAKTAGVATTTATEDATVIQTRHRIPETSLHANQVLVYQVPIPEPLRFLEPRETETRRMHALAEYGLMHVKLYEDIARFGHIATAYAYPVKVNARYVMDPSPTPKFDNPKMDNCPALQLFGAGREKRIYAIPPYTQVVSLDFEDHPFEPYRFNAPCALCAAENSYLDEIVTDDKGGRMFVCSDTDYCEGRQAAGHHGSLSAAPYKDKAGSHG from the coding sequence ATGAACGCGCCCGCCTACAACTTCGCCTATCTCGACGAACAGACCAAGCGGATGATCCGCCGCGCGATCCTCAAGGCGATCGCGATCCCCGGCTATCAGGTGCCGTTCGCCAGCCGCGAAATGCCGATGCCCTATGGCTGGGGCACCGGCGGCGTGCAGGTGACCGCGGCGATCCTCGGGCCCCAAGACGTGCTGAAGGTGATCGACCAGGGTTCTGACGACACGACGAATGCGATCTCGATCCGAAAGTTCTTCGCCAAGACCGCAGGCGTCGCCACGACCACGGCGACCGAAGATGCGACCGTGATCCAGACCCGTCACCGCATCCCGGAGACGTCGCTGCACGCGAACCAGGTGCTGGTCTATCAGGTGCCGATCCCGGAACCGCTGCGATTCCTCGAGCCGCGCGAGACCGAGACGCGGCGCATGCATGCGCTCGCCGAATACGGCCTGATGCACGTAAAACTCTACGAGGACATCGCCCGCTTCGGCCACATCGCCACCGCCTACGCCTATCCGGTGAAGGTCAACGCGCGCTACGTGATGGACCCGTCGCCGACGCCGAAATTCGACAATCCCAAGATGGACAATTGCCCGGCGCTGCAATTGTTCGGCGCCGGTCGCGAGAAGCGCATCTATGCGATCCCGCCCTATACGCAGGTGGTGTCGCTCGATTTCGAGGATCACCCGTTCGAGCCGTACCGCTTCAACGCGCCCTGCGCGCTGTGCGCGGCCGAGAATTCCTATCTCGACGAGATCGTCACCGACGACAAGGGCGGGCGCATGTTCGTGTGCTCGGACACCGACTATTGCGAGGGCCGTCAAGCCGCCGGCCATCACGGCAGCCTCAGCGCCGCGCCGTACAAGGACAAGGCGGGTTCACATGGCTGA
- the phnN gene encoding phosphonate metabolism protein/1,5-bisphosphokinase (PRPP-forming) PhnN produces the protein MSETATMAHDEASGIGPGRLVLVVGPSGAGKDTLLRLAQAACIDDHDIVFPRRVVTRESSEAEDNMAMSQDEFRRAREHGDFAVHWEAHGHSYALPLEINDDILAGRAVVANVSRTVIGALRQAYANVVVVAITAPPDVLAQRLAARARHSDGNIADRLARSVDDTSANADVTILNAGSADYHSRQLVRVIRNEGWHE, from the coding sequence ATGAGCGAGACCGCGACCATGGCACACGATGAGGCCAGCGGGATCGGACCCGGGCGGCTCGTGCTCGTGGTCGGTCCCAGCGGTGCCGGCAAGGACACGCTGTTGCGGCTCGCGCAGGCGGCCTGCATCGACGATCACGACATCGTCTTCCCGCGCCGTGTCGTGACGCGCGAATCCTCCGAAGCCGAAGACAACATGGCGATGAGCCAGGACGAATTCCGCCGCGCGCGCGAGCACGGCGATTTCGCCGTGCACTGGGAAGCGCATGGTCATTCCTACGCTCTTCCGCTCGAAATCAACGATGACATCCTCGCTGGCCGGGCCGTCGTCGCCAATGTCTCGCGCACGGTGATCGGCGCGCTCCGCCAGGCCTATGCCAACGTCGTCGTGGTCGCGATCACGGCGCCGCCTGACGTGCTGGCGCAGCGGCTTGCTGCCCGGGCTAGGCACAGCGACGGCAATATCGCGGATCGCCTCGCGCGCAGCGTCGACGACACATCGGCCAATGCCGATGTCACCATCCTCAACGCGGGCAGCGCGGACTATCACAGCCGCCAGCTCGTGCGTGTGATCAGGAACGAAGGCTGGCACGAATAG
- a CDS encoding pyridoxamine 5'-phosphate oxidase family protein, giving the protein MSVIETVEQLEAIYGAVGDASTVKVADHVTPLYRIFIEKAPFAALATIGPEGIDCSPRGDLPGFVRIHDPKTLMLPDRRGNNRVDSLRNIVRDPRVSLMFLIPGSGNAVRANGRACLSVDPELLASFKVEGKAPRSVMVMNVDEIYFQCARAIVRSDLWNPDKRIDPKTLPTPGQILAEMSENKVGGAEYDRIWPERAAATMW; this is encoded by the coding sequence ATGTCGGTGATTGAAACGGTCGAACAGCTGGAGGCCATCTACGGTGCCGTTGGTGATGCCTCGACCGTGAAAGTCGCCGACCACGTTACCCCGCTCTACCGCATCTTCATCGAGAAGGCGCCGTTTGCCGCGCTCGCCACCATCGGGCCTGAGGGGATCGACTGCTCGCCGCGCGGTGATCTCCCCGGCTTCGTCCGCATCCATGATCCGAAGACGTTGATGCTCCCGGATCGCCGTGGCAACAACCGGGTCGACTCCTTGCGCAACATCGTGCGCGATCCCAGGGTGTCGCTGATGTTCCTGATCCCCGGTTCCGGCAACGCGGTGCGGGCCAACGGCCGCGCTTGTCTCTCCGTCGATCCCGAGCTGCTCGCCTCGTTCAAGGTCGAGGGCAAGGCGCCCCGCAGCGTCATGGTGATGAATGTGGACGAAATCTATTTCCAGTGCGCCCGCGCCATCGTCCGCTCCGACCTCTGGAATCCCGACAAGCGGATCGATCCGAAGACGCTGCCGACGCCCGGCCAGATCCTCGCCGAGATGAGCGAGAACAAGGTCGGTGGCGCCGAGTACGACCGGATCTGGCCGGAGCGGGCTGCTGCGACGATGTGGTAG
- the phnL gene encoding phosphonate C-P lyase system protein PhnL, whose translation MTAMIDIAAAKKTFTMHLQGGIELPVVSGVTFHVNPGECVVLSGPSGAGKSSILKMIFGNYRCDSGRIGIRHRGAVVDLATAEPRQVLNIRRSTIGYVSQFLRAVPRVATIDVVAEPLIVNGLARAEAQQRAGELLHRLNIPERLWQLPPATFSGGEQQRVNIARGFISDLPILLLDEPTASLDAANRAVVVDLVAEKKRQGVAMLAIVHDDEIRHLIADRIVDVTSFAAAA comes from the coding sequence ATGACCGCCATGATCGACATCGCCGCCGCGAAAAAGACCTTTACGATGCACCTTCAGGGCGGCATCGAGCTGCCTGTCGTCAGCGGCGTGACCTTCCACGTCAACCCGGGCGAATGCGTCGTGCTCTCAGGCCCGTCCGGGGCCGGCAAGTCGTCGATCCTGAAGATGATCTTTGGCAATTACCGCTGCGACTCCGGCCGCATCGGCATCCGCCATCGCGGCGCGGTGGTCGATCTCGCCACCGCCGAGCCGCGGCAGGTTCTCAACATCCGCCGTTCCACGATCGGCTATGTCAGCCAGTTTTTGCGGGCGGTGCCGCGTGTTGCGACCATCGACGTCGTCGCCGAGCCCCTGATCGTGAACGGCCTGGCACGCGCTGAGGCGCAGCAGCGCGCCGGCGAGTTGCTGCATCGCCTCAACATCCCTGAAAGGCTCTGGCAGCTGCCGCCCGCGACTTTCTCCGGCGGCGAGCAGCAGCGCGTCAACATCGCGCGCGGCTTCATCTCGGACCTGCCGATCCTGCTGCTGGACGAGCCGACCGCCTCGCTCGATGCCGCCAACCGCGCCGTCGTGGTCGATCTGGTCGCCGAGAAGAAGCGCCAGGGCGTCGCCATGCTCGCCATTGTCCATGACGACGAAATCCGCCATTTGATTGCCGACCGTATTGTTGACGTCACCAGCTTTGCCGCCGCGGCCTGA
- a CDS encoding sulfonate ABC transporter substrate-binding protein: MIARRHILTAALLLATALAAPARAEDKPAEIRIGTQKGGFFPAVRQRQTLENAFKPLGIEVRWIDFQFGPPLLEAINVGSVDFGFVGDTPPIFAQAGGAKIKYVAAVKSEGDNQAIIVPKDSAIKTLADLKGKRIAFGKGSSAHNLLVASLEKAGLSWSDITPAPLAPADATAAFVKGSVDAWSIWDPYLALAELKENARVLVFDKDVHKPNAYYIANTDFVEKYPSLVAKLNTTFASEGKWAEQHHEEVAKAQAEATGVDIEAVRRFVNRSVYSVVPLDAEVIRTQQAVADRFAKLGLIPKPVNVSDIVWKWTPGS; this comes from the coding sequence ATGATTGCACGACGACATATCCTGACCGCAGCGCTTCTCCTCGCGACCGCCCTGGCCGCACCCGCACGCGCCGAGGACAAGCCGGCGGAAATCCGCATCGGCACCCAGAAGGGCGGCTTCTTCCCGGCGGTACGCCAGCGTCAAACGCTCGAAAATGCGTTCAAGCCGCTGGGCATCGAGGTCAGATGGATCGACTTCCAGTTCGGTCCGCCGCTGCTTGAGGCGATCAACGTCGGCAGCGTCGATTTCGGCTTCGTCGGCGACACGCCGCCGATCTTCGCGCAAGCCGGCGGCGCAAAAATAAAATATGTCGCGGCGGTGAAGTCCGAGGGCGACAACCAGGCGATCATCGTGCCGAAGGATTCAGCCATCAAGACGCTGGCCGATCTCAAAGGCAAGCGCATCGCCTTCGGCAAGGGATCGAGCGCGCACAATCTCCTGGTCGCCTCGCTCGAAAAGGCCGGCCTGTCCTGGTCCGACATCACGCCCGCTCCGCTCGCGCCGGCCGATGCGACGGCAGCCTTCGTGAAGGGTTCGGTCGACGCCTGGTCGATCTGGGATCCCTATCTCGCGCTCGCCGAATTGAAGGAGAACGCCCGCGTTCTCGTCTTCGACAAGGACGTGCACAAGCCGAACGCCTACTACATCGCCAACACCGACTTCGTCGAGAAATATCCGTCGCTGGTCGCGAAGCTCAACACGACCTTCGCCTCCGAAGGCAAGTGGGCGGAGCAGCATCACGAGGAGGTCGCAAAGGCGCAGGCCGAGGCGACCGGCGTCGACATCGAGGCTGTCAGGCGCTTCGTCAACCGCTCCGTCTACAGCGTGGTGCCGCTCGACGCCGAGGTGATCAGGACGCAGCAGGCCGTCGCCGACCGTTTTGCAAAGCTCGGCCTGATCCCGAAGCCGGTCAATGTTTCGGATATCGTCTGGAAGTGGACGCCGGGGTCGTGA
- a CDS encoding carbon-phosphorus lyase complex subunit PhnI, whose translation MYVAVKGGERAIENAHRLLANARRGDQSVSEVTLDQISEQLGLAVDRVMSEGSLYDRELAALAIKQARGDLIEAIFLVRAFRATLPRFGASEPVETGAMRVQRRVSATFKDIPGGQILGPTFDYTHRLLDPSLGQGFVPEVPATAEASTAPTPRVTDILGRDGLIESSPRAEDGASVGDLTREPLNFPADRDLRLQNLARGDEGFLLAMGYSTQRGYGRNHPFVGEIRFGEVEVEFFAEDVGFAVPLGSIELTECQMVNQFKGSATEAPCFTRGYGLAFGQSERKTMSMALVDRALRARELGEEAVAPAQDEEFVMSHSDNVQATGFVEHLKLPHYVDFQSELGLLRKLRKEFAEANAPDAMKEAAE comes from the coding sequence ATGTATGTCGCAGTCAAAGGCGGCGAGCGCGCCATCGAGAACGCCCATCGCCTGCTCGCCAATGCGCGGCGTGGCGACCAGAGCGTTTCCGAAGTCACGCTCGACCAGATCTCGGAGCAGCTTGGGCTCGCCGTGGACCGCGTCATGAGCGAAGGGTCGCTCTATGACCGCGAGCTCGCGGCGCTCGCCATCAAGCAGGCGCGCGGGGATCTGATCGAGGCGATCTTCCTGGTCCGCGCCTTCCGCGCCACCCTGCCGCGCTTCGGCGCCAGCGAGCCGGTCGAGACCGGCGCGATGCGGGTGCAGAGGCGGGTGTCGGCGACCTTCAAGGACATTCCCGGCGGCCAGATCCTCGGGCCGACCTTCGACTACACGCATCGTTTGCTCGATCCCTCGCTTGGCCAAGGCTTTGTGCCTGAAGTGCCGGCGACGGCCGAAGCTTCGACGGCGCCCACGCCGCGTGTGACCGATATCCTGGGCCGCGACGGGCTGATCGAATCCTCGCCGCGGGCCGAAGACGGCGCCAGCGTCGGCGATCTCACGCGCGAACCTCTGAACTTCCCGGCCGATCGCGACCTGCGCCTGCAAAACCTCGCGCGCGGTGACGAAGGCTTTCTGCTGGCCATGGGTTATTCCACCCAGCGCGGTTACGGCCGCAACCATCCCTTCGTCGGCGAGATCCGCTTCGGCGAGGTCGAGGTCGAATTTTTCGCGGAGGACGTCGGCTTCGCGGTGCCGCTCGGCTCCATCGAGCTCACCGAGTGCCAGATGGTCAACCAGTTCAAGGGCTCGGCGACGGAAGCGCCGTGCTTCACCCGCGGCTATGGTCTCGCCTTCGGCCAGAGCGAGCGCAAGACCATGTCGATGGCGCTGGTCGACCGCGCGCTGCGTGCCCGCGAGCTCGGCGAAGAAGCCGTGGCCCCCGCGCAAGATGAAGAATTCGTGATGTCGCATTCGGACAACGTCCAGGCGACCGGCTTCGTCGAGCATCTGAAGCTGCCGCACTATGTCGACTTCCAGTCCGAGCTCGGGCTCCTGCGCAAGCTGCGCAAGGAATTTGCCGAGGCCAATGCGCCCGATGCCATGAAGGAGGCCGCGGAATGA
- a CDS encoding alpha/beta fold hydrolase: protein MKLTVNGAEVFVANGGREFDKSLPAVVFIHGAGFDHSTWALHTRWFAHHGFGVLAPDMPGHGRSAGPSLSTVAEMADWTAALLAAAGVAKAHLIGHSMGSLISLETAARHPDKVSALSLIGTAATMTVGPDLLKAAEANAQDANDMVSIWGLGFNAELGGSLAPGLWMHGGAQAVLKSCEPGVLFRDLSACNAYANALTAAASVKVPATLILGERDMMTPAKAGKALAAAIPHAKTVVVPGAGHMIMAERPDELLAALRG, encoded by the coding sequence ATGAAGCTCACTGTCAACGGCGCCGAGGTGTTTGTCGCAAACGGTGGCCGCGAATTCGACAAGTCCCTGCCCGCGGTCGTCTTCATTCATGGCGCCGGCTTCGACCATTCGACCTGGGCACTGCATACGCGCTGGTTCGCGCATCACGGCTTTGGCGTGCTGGCGCCTGATATGCCCGGCCACGGCCGCTCGGCTGGACCCTCGCTGTCAACCGTCGCCGAGATGGCGGACTGGACGGCGGCATTGCTCGCTGCGGCCGGCGTGGCGAAGGCGCACCTGATCGGCCACTCCATGGGATCGCTGATCTCACTGGAGACGGCGGCGCGTCATCCCGACAAGGTCTCCGCGCTGAGCCTGATCGGCACCGCCGCGACCATGACAGTCGGCCCGGATCTCCTGAAAGCGGCCGAAGCCAACGCGCAGGACGCCAACGACATGGTGTCGATCTGGGGCCTTGGCTTCAACGCCGAGCTCGGCGGCAGCCTCGCGCCGGGCCTGTGGATGCATGGCGGTGCGCAGGCCGTGCTGAAGTCTTGCGAGCCCGGCGTGCTCTTCAGGGATCTGTCGGCCTGCAATGCTTACGCGAATGCGCTGACTGCTGCGGCGAGCGTGAAAGTGCCTGCTACCCTCATCCTCGGCGAACGCGACATGATGACACCGGCGAAGGCGGGCAAGGCGCTCGCCGCGGCGATCCCGCATGCGAAGACCGTCGTGGTGCCGGGCGCGGGCCACATGATCATGGCCGAGCGCCCGGATGAATTGCTGGCGGCGTTGAGGGGCTGA
- a CDS encoding alpha-D-ribose 1-methylphosphonate 5-triphosphate diphosphatase yields MNAKPKETLIANARIVLADRVIEQGWLALADGRIAEIGEGRAPAGAEDAGGDLIMPGLIELHTDHLEAHYVPRPKVFWNPVAAVISYDGQLATSGITTVFDSLRVWREDGAEEVDGRAGVLAAAITTARDASLLRADHFLHLRCEIPMPSVVEEAKELIDRPDVKLMSLMDHTPGQRQFRDEVKLRDYYRGKGGGKTDAELDELFAKRFEYQKLYAAANMREIVSLAHKYNIPLASHDDTTEENVVDAVRDRVSVAEFPTTLEAARGLHQAGIDILMGAPNVVRGGSHSGNIAAVDLAREGLLDILSSDYIPSSLLMAALQLPEHVPAISLPAAVRTVTKAPAEAVGLSDRGEVAIGKRADLIRVHVAGDVPVVRSVWREGNRVA; encoded by the coding sequence ATGAATGCCAAGCCGAAGGAAACATTGATCGCCAACGCCAGGATCGTGCTGGCTGACCGGGTGATCGAGCAGGGCTGGCTCGCTCTCGCGGATGGACGCATTGCCGAGATCGGCGAGGGCAGGGCGCCTGCGGGTGCGGAGGATGCCGGCGGCGACCTCATCATGCCAGGCCTGATCGAGCTCCACACCGATCACCTCGAAGCGCATTACGTGCCGCGCCCAAAGGTGTTCTGGAATCCGGTCGCTGCCGTCATCTCCTATGACGGCCAGCTCGCGACCTCAGGCATCACGACCGTGTTCGACTCGCTCCGGGTCTGGCGCGAGGACGGCGCCGAGGAAGTCGATGGCCGCGCCGGCGTGCTCGCCGCCGCGATCACGACCGCCCGCGATGCCAGCCTGCTGCGCGCCGACCACTTCCTGCATCTGCGCTGCGAAATCCCGATGCCGAGCGTGGTGGAGGAAGCCAAGGAGCTGATCGACCGTCCCGACGTCAAGCTGATGTCGCTGATGGACCACACACCCGGCCAGCGCCAGTTCCGCGACGAGGTCAAGCTGCGCGACTATTACCGCGGCAAGGGCGGCGGCAAGACCGATGCCGAGCTCGACGAGCTGTTCGCGAAGCGCTTCGAGTACCAGAAGCTCTATGCAGCGGCCAACATGCGCGAGATCGTGTCGCTCGCGCACAAATACAACATTCCGCTGGCGAGCCATGACGACACCACCGAGGAGAACGTCGTGGACGCCGTGCGCGATCGCGTGTCGGTGGCGGAATTCCCGACCACGCTGGAGGCCGCGCGCGGCCTGCATCAGGCCGGCATCGACATCCTGATGGGTGCGCCGAACGTCGTGCGCGGCGGCTCGCACTCCGGCAACATCGCCGCGGTCGATCTCGCCCGCGAGGGCCTGCTCGACATCCTGTCGTCGGACTACATCCCGTCCAGCCTCCTGATGGCCGCGCTGCAATTGCCGGAGCATGTGCCCGCGATCAGCCTCCCGGCGGCGGTTCGTACCGTGACCAAGGCGCCGGCCGAGGCGGTTGGCCTGTCGGATCGTGGCGAGGTCGCGATCGGCAAGCGCGCCGACCTGATCCGCGTGCATGTCGCAGGCGACGTTCCCGTCGTCCGCAGCGTCTGGCGCGAAGGAAACCGCGTCGCATGA
- a CDS encoding O-acetylhomoserine aminocarboxypropyltransferase, with protein sequence MPAPKPPAFETLSLHAGQHPDPATGARAVPIYQTTSYVFQDSDHAAALFNLERAGHIYTRISNPTTGVLEERLAALEGGVGAICTASGMAALHLAIATLLNAGDHIVASSSLYGGTINLLAHTLPRFGITTTFVKPRDLDAFRAAIKPNTRLVIGETIGNPGLEVLDIPKVAGIAHEAKIPLLIDNTFATPYLSRPIELGADIVMHSATKWIGGHGIAIGGAIVDGGRFDWRGSGKFGVLTEPYGGYHGIVFDEQFGTAAFIMRARTEGLRDFGACLSPTNAFQLLQGVETLGVRMDRHIQNTHLVLEALKSNKAVDWVLHPSLEDHTDYQLAKTLLPRGAGSIVSFGIKGGRPAGRKFIESLRMISHLANVGDAKTLVIHPASTTHQQMDAEQLKAAGIGEELVRLSVGIETASDIIDDLAQALRISQKV encoded by the coding sequence ATGCCCGCGCCGAAACCGCCTGCCTTCGAGACCCTAAGCCTGCATGCGGGCCAGCATCCGGATCCCGCGACCGGCGCCCGCGCGGTGCCGATCTACCAGACCACGTCCTACGTGTTCCAGGATTCCGACCACGCTGCCGCGCTGTTCAATCTGGAGCGCGCCGGCCACATCTATACGCGCATCTCCAATCCCACCACCGGCGTGCTGGAAGAGCGGCTCGCGGCGCTTGAAGGCGGCGTCGGCGCGATCTGCACCGCGAGCGGCATGGCCGCGCTGCATCTGGCCATCGCGACGCTCTTGAATGCCGGCGACCATATCGTGGCGTCGAGCTCGCTCTATGGCGGCACCATCAATTTGCTGGCGCACACGCTGCCGCGCTTCGGCATCACCACGACCTTCGTCAAGCCGCGCGACCTCGACGCGTTTCGCGCGGCGATCAAGCCGAACACGAGACTCGTGATCGGCGAGACCATCGGCAATCCCGGGCTCGAAGTGCTCGATATCCCGAAGGTCGCGGGAATCGCGCATGAGGCAAAGATTCCGCTGCTGATCGACAACACCTTTGCCACGCCCTATCTCAGCCGCCCCATCGAGCTCGGCGCCGACATCGTCATGCACTCGGCGACCAAATGGATCGGCGGCCACGGCATCGCGATCGGTGGCGCCATCGTCGACGGCGGCCGGTTCGACTGGCGCGGCTCCGGGAAATTCGGTGTGCTGACCGAGCCCTATGGCGGTTATCACGGCATCGTCTTCGACGAACAGTTCGGCACGGCCGCCTTCATCATGCGCGCGCGCACCGAGGGCCTGCGCGATTTCGGCGCCTGCCTGTCCCCGACCAACGCGTTCCAGCTCTTGCAGGGCGTCGAGACGCTCGGCGTGCGCATGGACCGGCACATCCAGAACACACATCTGGTTCTGGAGGCGCTGAAGTCGAACAAGGCCGTCGATTGGGTCCTGCATCCCTCATTGGAGGACCACACCGACTATCAGCTCGCAAAAACGCTGCTGCCGCGCGGCGCCGGCTCGATCGTCTCGTTCGGCATCAAGGGCGGACGGCCCGCCGGCCGAAAGTTCATCGAATCGCTGCGGATGATCAGCCATCTCGCCAATGTCGGCGACGCCAAGACGCTGGTGATCCACCCCGCCTCGACCACGCATCAGCAGATGGATGCCGAACAGCTCAAGGCCGCCGGCATCGGCGAAGAGCTGGTGCGGCTGTCGGTCGGCATCGAGACGGCAAGCGACATCATCGACGATCTTGCGCAGGCGCTGCGCATCTCGCAAAAGGTCTGA
- the phnH gene encoding phosphonate C-P lyase system protein PhnH, which produces MTTIAELPPGFVDKVLSAQSTFRSVMDAMARPGSVQRIVPMAGAPEPTMRGTAAIALTLFDHDTPLWLDARMAERSDVVKWLKFHTGAPVVQDSSIASFALISDGAALPSLERFALGTNEYPDRSTTVILQVESLDAGRSFELRGPGIDGVATLQASIRPFDLFERLQFNEALFPRGIDLVLVADDAVIAIPRTTRVVNKGS; this is translated from the coding sequence ATGACCACGATTGCGGAACTACCGCCGGGTTTCGTCGACAAGGTGTTGTCGGCGCAATCGACCTTTCGTTCCGTCATGGACGCGATGGCGCGGCCGGGCTCGGTCCAGCGCATCGTGCCGATGGCGGGAGCGCCCGAGCCAACGATGCGCGGCACTGCCGCGATCGCGCTGACGCTGTTCGATCACGACACGCCGCTCTGGCTCGATGCCCGGATGGCGGAGAGGTCGGACGTGGTGAAATGGCTTAAGTTCCACACCGGCGCGCCGGTGGTGCAGGACTCTTCGATCGCGAGTTTCGCGCTGATCAGCGACGGCGCGGCGCTGCCGTCGCTCGAACGCTTCGCGCTGGGCACGAATGAGTATCCGGATCGTTCGACCACGGTGATCCTTCAGGTCGAGAGCCTGGATGCAGGGCGCAGTTTCGAACTGCGTGGCCCCGGCATCGACGGTGTCGCGACGCTTCAGGCCTCGATCAGGCCTTTCGACCTGTTCGAACGGCTGCAGTTCAACGAAGCGCTGTTTCCGCGCGGCATCGATTTGGTGCTGGTCGCCGATGATGCCGTGATTGCGATCCCGCGCACCACGCGTGTCGTGAACAAGGGAAGCTAG
- the phnK gene encoding phosphonate C-P lyase system protein PhnK, which produces MADQDMADLAKLENDQPLLVAESLSKSYGRIAACRDVSFSLYPGEVLAIVGESGSGKSTLLQMLSGQLAPSAGQVSYRMRDGVTRDLTSLGEAERRFLFRTDWGYVHQDPAQGLRMAVSAGANVGERLMAVGWNHYGRIRDTASDWLTRVEIDIARIDDAPRTYSGGMRQRLQIARNLVTEPRLVFMDEPTGGLDVSVQARLLDLVRSLVAELHLAVIIVTHDLAVARLLSHRVMVMKGGRVIETGLTDQVLDDPREPYTQLLVSSILPP; this is translated from the coding sequence ATGGCTGATCAAGACATGGCTGATCTCGCCAAGCTCGAAAACGATCAGCCGCTGCTGGTCGCGGAGTCGCTCAGCAAGTCCTACGGCCGCATCGCCGCGTGCCGCGACGTCTCCTTCTCGCTCTACCCCGGCGAGGTGCTGGCGATCGTCGGCGAGTCCGGCTCGGGCAAGTCGACACTGCTGCAAATGCTGTCGGGCCAGCTCGCGCCGAGCGCCGGCCAGGTGTCGTACCGGATGCGCGACGGCGTCACCCGCGATCTCACGAGCCTTGGCGAAGCCGAGCGGCGCTTCCTGTTCCGCACCGACTGGGGCTATGTGCACCAGGATCCCGCGCAGGGCCTGCGCATGGCGGTCTCGGCCGGCGCCAATGTCGGCGAACGGCTGATGGCGGTGGGCTGGAATCACTACGGCCGCATCCGCGATACCGCGTCGGACTGGCTCACCCGCGTCGAGATCGACATCGCGCGCATCGACGATGCACCGCGGACCTATTCCGGCGGCATGCGCCAGCGTCTCCAGATCGCGCGCAACCTCGTCACCGAGCCGCGGCTGGTGTTCATGGACGAGCCGACCGGCGGCCTCGATGTCTCCGTGCAGGCGCGCCTGCTCGACCTCGTGCGCAGCCTCGTTGCCGAACTGCACCTCGCCGTCATCATCGTCACCCATGATCTCGCGGTGGCGCGACTGCTGTCGCATCGCGTGATGGTGATGAAGGGCGGCCGTGTCATCGAGACCGGTCTCACCGACCAGGTGCTCGACGACCCCCGCGAGCCCTATACCCAGCTCCTCGTTTCCTCGATTCTGCCGCCATAA
- a CDS encoding SDR family NAD(P)-dependent oxidoreductase, producing the protein MADDLKGRTALVTGGSRGIGAAVCRALAASGAAVAINCREQIGQAEQLAGEIGKQGGRAIVVAADVSQRDAVAGMVDRVTAGLGPIDILVNNAGIAITRGVDDLTEDDFDRTILVNLKSAFLCTQAVLPEMRARKWGRIVNISSGAARGAGSIGPHYNASKAGMEGLTRGYAARLVKEGITVNAVAPSLIETDMMSGQPQLVSRIPLGRFGTAEEVAKAVMLLVDNAYMTGQTIALSGGMAFN; encoded by the coding sequence ATGGCGGATGATCTGAAGGGGCGCACCGCGCTCGTCACCGGTGGCTCGCGCGGGATTGGCGCAGCCGTCTGTCGCGCCCTGGCCGCGTCAGGCGCAGCGGTGGCGATCAACTGCCGGGAGCAGATCGGGCAGGCCGAGCAGTTGGCAGGCGAGATCGGCAAGCAAGGCGGACGCGCGATTGTCGTTGCCGCCGACGTCTCGCAGCGCGACGCCGTGGCCGGAATGGTCGACCGCGTCACGGCCGGGCTCGGGCCGATCGACATCCTCGTCAACAACGCCGGCATCGCCATCACGCGCGGCGTCGACGATCTCACCGAGGACGATTTCGACCGCACCATCCTGGTCAACTTGAAATCCGCCTTCCTGTGCACGCAGGCGGTGCTGCCGGAGATGCGCGCGCGGAAATGGGGCCGCATCGTCAACATCTCCTCGGGCGCGGCGCGCGGTGCCGGCTCGATCGGCCCGCACTACAATGCATCCAAGGCCGGCATGGAGGGCCTCACGCGCGGCTATGCGGCGCGGCTGGTGAAGGAAGGCATCACCGTCAACGCGGTAGCGCCGTCGCTGATCGAGACCGACATGATGAGCGGCCAGCCCCAGCTCGTCAGCCGCATCCCGCTCGGCCGCTTCGGCACGGCGGAGGAGGTGGCGAAAGCCGTGATGCTGCTGGTCGACAATGCCTACATGACCGGGCAGACCATCGCGCTGAGTGGCGGGATGGCGTTTAACTAG